The proteins below are encoded in one region of Clostridium fermenticellae:
- the pepV gene encoding dipeptidase PepV, translating to MSSISKKVDEFKDDIIESTRELVKIRSVEGEPKDGKPFGEEVNTALEKALDISQKLGFKTVNMNGYIGYAEYGEGEDYVAVLGHLDVVPEGNGWKYPPYAAEIHDGKMYGRGTMDDKSPIVAALYGLKAIKDLDIKLSKRVRIIFGTNEETGCHEMEYYNKREKDPVAGFTPDAEYPIVHAEKGITIFDFDKELKVNNSAVNIEYINGGDRPNMVPDYCECRISSKELEALKNAIGKFISENSYDIEYEVDGDSIVIKSRGLAAHGSLPELGKNSIMQMFKLLGTLPIEKSDIGEYIEFFNKHVGFETSGESFGIGIKDEESGKLTFNVGKISMDKDRVTISVNVRYPVTYDYDKVMNEIENRLKGTQIEIKNMMHQKPLYFPKDHPLIKSLQRVYTEQTGLEAKLLAIGGGTYAKEMANIVGFGPILPGEPDLDHQTNEYVKLEDLILNAKIYANAIYELAK from the coding sequence ATGAGCAGTATAAGTAAAAAGGTTGATGAGTTTAAGGATGACATAATAGAATCAACAAGAGAACTTGTCAAAATAAGAAGTGTTGAGGGTGAACCTAAAGATGGCAAACCATTTGGGGAAGAAGTAAATACGGCACTTGAAAAGGCACTTGACATATCACAAAAACTAGGTTTTAAAACTGTAAATATGAATGGCTATATAGGATATGCAGAATATGGTGAGGGAGAAGACTATGTTGCTGTCCTTGGACATCTTGATGTAGTGCCTGAAGGAAATGGGTGGAAATATCCTCCATATGCAGCTGAAATACATGATGGAAAAATGTATGGAAGAGGAACAATGGATGATAAATCACCGATTGTAGCTGCTCTTTATGGATTAAAGGCAATCAAAGATTTAGATATTAAACTTTCAAAAAGAGTTAGAATAATTTTTGGAACTAATGAGGAAACAGGCTGCCATGAAATGGAATATTACAATAAAAGGGAAAAGGATCCAGTAGCTGGATTTACTCCGGATGCAGAGTATCCAATTGTTCATGCTGAAAAAGGTATAACTATATTTGATTTTGATAAGGAACTTAAAGTTAATAATAGTGCTGTCAATATAGAGTATATAAATGGCGGAGACAGACCTAATATGGTCCCGGATTATTGTGAATGTAGAATTAGTTCAAAAGAACTTGAGGCATTAAAGAATGCTATAGGTAAGTTTATAAGTGAAAATAGCTATGATATAGAATATGAGGTTGATGGAGATTCTATAGTTATCAAGTCCAGAGGTTTGGCAGCACATGGCAGTTTACCTGAACTTGGGAAAAATTCGATAATGCAGATGTTCAAACTTTTAGGAACACTTCCGATTGAAAAATCAGATATAGGAGAATATATAGAATTTTTTAATAAACATGTTGGCTTTGAAACTTCTGGTGAATCATTTGGAATAGGAATTAAAGATGAGGAATCTGGTAAACTTACATTTAATGTAGGGAAAATATCGATGGATAAGGACAGAGTAACTATAAGTGTAAATGTTAGATATCCTGTAACATATGATTACGACAAAGTAATGAATGAAATTGAAAATAGGCTTAAGGGAACACAGATAGAAATTAAAAATATGATGCATCAAAAACCATTATATTTTCCTAAAGATCATCCACTTATAAAATCACTGCAAAGAGTATATACTGAGCAAACAGGTTTAGAGGCAAAATTACTTGCAATAGGTGGAGGAACTTATGCAAAGGAAATGGCAAATATTGTTGGCTTCGGACCTATTTTACCTGGAGAACCAGATCTCGATCATCAAACTAACGAATATGTTAAATTAGAAGATTTAATTTTAAATGCTAAAATTTATGCAAATGCCATCTATGAATTAGCAAAATAG
- the proS gene encoding proline--tRNA ligase, whose amino-acid sequence MSNEKKLVEQITSMDEDFAQWYTDIVKKAELADYSSVRGCMIIRPYAYAMWENIQAGLDKRFKETGHHNVYMPMFIPESLLQKEKDHVEGFAPEVAWVTQGGDEELTEKLCVRPTSETLFCEHYAKIVQSYKDLPKLYNQWCSVVRWEKTTRPFLRTAEFLWNEGHTIHETKKEAEEETIRMLNVYTDVVENLLAIPVIKGRKTESEKFAGGDATYTIEALMHDGKALQAGTSHYLGQNFAKAFGMQFLDREGKLQYVHQTSWGITTRLIGAIIMVHGDNDGLKVPPRIAPIQVIIVPVAQHKAGVLDKAAELKERLSKIVRVKVDDSDKMPGWKFSEYEMKGVPVRLEVGPKDIEKNQVVLVRRDTREKIIVPMDEIESKVTELLDNIHESMFNAAKKVMEEKTSTAVNMDEFKDAVENKTGFVKAMWCGDAECESKIKEITGASSRCIPFEQENISDTCVCCGKKADKMVYWGRAY is encoded by the coding sequence ATGTCAAATGAAAAGAAGTTAGTAGAGCAGATAACATCAATGGATGAAGACTTTGCACAATGGTATACAGATATTGTAAAAAAGGCAGAGTTAGCAGATTATTCAAGCGTAAGAGGATGCATGATAATACGTCCATATGCATATGCTATGTGGGAAAATATTCAGGCAGGACTTGATAAGAGATTTAAAGAAACTGGTCACCATAATGTATATATGCCAATGTTTATACCTGAAAGTTTACTTCAAAAAGAAAAGGATCATGTTGAAGGATTTGCGCCTGAAGTTGCATGGGTAACGCAAGGCGGAGATGAAGAATTAACAGAAAAATTGTGTGTCAGACCTACTTCTGAAACTTTATTTTGTGAACATTATGCTAAGATAGTTCAATCATATAAGGATTTACCTAAATTATATAATCAATGGTGCTCGGTTGTAAGATGGGAAAAAACTACAAGACCATTTTTGAGGACTGCAGAATTTTTATGGAATGAAGGTCATACTATACATGAGACTAAAAAAGAAGCAGAAGAAGAAACTATAAGGATGCTAAATGTATATACGGATGTGGTTGAAAACTTACTTGCAATACCGGTTATAAAAGGAAGAAAAACGGAAAGTGAGAAATTTGCAGGCGGAGATGCAACATATACTATAGAAGCTTTAATGCATGATGGTAAGGCTCTTCAAGCGGGAACATCACATTATCTTGGACAGAACTTTGCGAAAGCATTTGGTATGCAATTCTTAGATAGAGAAGGAAAACTTCAATATGTACATCAAACGTCCTGGGGAATAACAACACGTTTGATTGGTGCCATTATAATGGTACATGGTGACAATGATGGATTAAAAGTACCTCCAAGAATAGCACCTATACAGGTTATTATAGTTCCAGTTGCACAACATAAAGCCGGTGTACTTGATAAAGCGGCCGAACTTAAAGAAAGGCTTTCTAAGATAGTTAGGGTTAAAGTTGATGACTCAGATAAGATGCCTGGATGGAAATTTAGTGAATATGAAATGAAGGGTGTTCCAGTGCGCCTTGAGGTTGGACCTAAAGATATTGAAAAGAATCAGGTCGTTCTTGTAAGAAGAGACACCAGAGAAAAGATTATTGTACCTATGGATGAAATTGAATCGAAAGTAACAGAATTGCTTGATAATATACATGAGTCAATGTTTAATGCTGCTAAGAAGGTAATGGAAGAAAAAACTAGTACGGCGGTAAATATGGATGAATTTAAGGATGCAGTTGAGAATAAAACCGGATTTGTAAAAGCAATGTGGTGTGGAGATGCTGAATGTGAATCTAAAATAAAGGAAATTACGGGAGCGAGTTCAAGATGTATTCCATTTGAGCAGGAAAACATATCAGATACATGTGTATGTTGTGGAAAGAAAGCTGATAAAATGGTATACTGGGGAAGAGCATACTAA
- a CDS encoding LysE family translocator has protein sequence MFINFFSGILIGLITGMPLGPIGAICLKNTIKFGRKYGLISGFGSAVTDSIYAGLAALGFIFIERFILIHQFYLKVLGGSILIIFGFFTFLSEKKCEASYTVEDETDTENITCSISPSKAFSSTFIIAIANPATIFSFIVVFTGLHMAKMQDTVMDKLIMVIGVFTGSMLWWLILITAAGKFADKLDKKMQVL, from the coding sequence ATGTTTATAAACTTTTTTAGTGGAATACTAATAGGTCTCATAACAGGGATGCCACTTGGTCCTATAGGTGCTATATGTCTTAAAAATACTATTAAATTTGGACGTAAATATGGACTTATTTCAGGTTTTGGATCAGCAGTTACAGATAGTATATATGCTGGACTTGCCGCACTTGGTTTTATTTTTATAGAAAGATTTATTCTTATACACCAATTTTATCTTAAAGTACTCGGAGGATCTATACTTATAATTTTCGGTTTTTTCACATTTTTGAGTGAAAAAAAATGTGAAGCTTCTTATACAGTAGAAGATGAGACAGACACAGAAAATATTACCTGCAGTATTTCACCATCTAAAGCTTTTTCCTCAACATTTATAATTGCAATAGCAAATCCTGCAACTATCTTTTCATTCATTGTTGTTTTCACCGGACTACATATGGCAAAAATGCAGGATACTGTAATGGATAAATTAATTATGGTTATCGGTGTATTCACCGGCAGTATGCTGTGGTGGTTAATACTTATCACAGCTGCTGGAAAATTTGCTGATAAATTAGATAAAAAAATGCAAGTATTATAA
- a CDS encoding LysE family translocator, with protein MVKNLFTGILIGLITGMPFGPIGAVCLKNTLSFGSRYGFLSGLGSAVADTIYASFAALSFIIIEKFIVLHQFYFHIVGGVILFCYGIYNLLNGQTNASKDKKLPVLNSKSLFKAFSSTFLIALANPATIFSFIVVFTGLHMTRIQSNIDNKIALIIGVFIGSMIWWLILVFTAGKFHHKLNHKNSNVILKILSYVIIFSGIIVFLSAFNRITIRKAPILHSKLFEIFFNIKSKIPFHRLR; from the coding sequence ATGGTTAAAAATTTATTCACAGGAATACTTATAGGTTTAATAACCGGTATGCCTTTTGGGCCTATTGGTGCAGTTTGTCTTAAAAATACACTATCTTTTGGTTCCAGATATGGATTTCTTTCCGGTCTTGGATCAGCAGTTGCAGATACAATATATGCATCATTTGCAGCACTAAGTTTTATAATAATAGAAAAGTTCATAGTTTTACATCAATTTTACTTTCATATAGTGGGAGGAGTCATACTGTTTTGCTATGGTATATACAATTTACTAAATGGACAAACAAATGCCTCCAAAGATAAGAAGCTTCCTGTTTTAAATAGTAAATCTCTATTTAAAGCATTTAGTTCAACATTCCTCATAGCACTTGCAAATCCTGCAACAATTTTTTCTTTCATAGTCGTATTTACAGGTTTGCACATGACACGTATACAAAGCAATATTGATAATAAGATTGCTTTAATTATCGGAGTATTTATTGGAAGCATGATATGGTGGCTAATATTAGTTTTTACAGCTGGTAAATTCCATCATAAATTAAATCATAAGAATTCAAATGTTATATTAAAAATTCTAAGTTATGTTATCATATTTTCAGGAATAATTGTATTCCTTAGTGCATTCAATAGAATCACAATAAGAAAAGCTCCTATACTACATTCTAAGTTATTTGAGATATTCTTTAATATAAAATCAAAAATACCATTTCATAGACTAAGATAA
- a CDS encoding ABC transporter ATP-binding protein, which yields MLKKFLKYYKPYKFLFFTDMFCALMVSIIDLSFPLILSYLSKYFFTKSRDVIIHGIFYIGIALVILYIIKYFCQYFIASWGHIMGARMENKMRSDLFEHLQKLSFSYYDENNTGQMMSKIISDLFDISELAHHGPENVFISAIKIIGSFIILLFINVKMTFILLVITMIMVVFSIFKNKKMGAIFLDNRRKMANINSAVQDSLVGIRTVKSFANERLEEKKFDKSNREYLDSRVNSYKIMGEFIAGNAFFEGILYVSIIVSGAIFIVNGSLRVTDLAIYALYINIFINPIDILINFAEQFQKGYAGFRRFMEVVETCPEIVDRKDAKELKHITGDIEYKDVSFSYDGKQDVLKDINIKIEAGENIALVGPSGAGKTTICSLLPRFYDVTKGSITIDGEDIRNIKVHSLRNLIGIVQQDVYMFSGTVKDNIKYGKPDASDEEIIRAAKEANIHDYIMTLDDGYDTYIGERGTRLSGGQKQRLSISRVFLKNPPILILDEATSALDNESERFIQNSLEKLSKNRTTIVIAHRLSTIRNADEIIVIDNDGIRERGNHSELLNKNGLYAEYYNMQFEGIETI from the coding sequence ATGTTAAAAAAATTTCTAAAATATTATAAACCATATAAATTTTTATTCTTTACTGATATGTTTTGTGCACTTATGGTATCAATTATAGATCTATCTTTTCCACTGATTCTAAGTTATTTGTCGAAATATTTTTTCACGAAAAGCAGAGATGTTATAATTCATGGAATATTTTACATAGGAATAGCTTTGGTTATCTTATATATTATTAAGTATTTTTGCCAGTATTTTATAGCTTCTTGGGGTCATATAATGGGTGCCAGAATGGAAAATAAGATGAGAAGCGATCTATTTGAACATTTACAAAAACTTTCTTTTTCATATTATGATGAAAATAATACTGGACAAATGATGTCAAAAATTATATCTGATCTATTTGATATATCTGAACTTGCACATCATGGTCCTGAAAATGTATTTATATCTGCGATTAAGATTATAGGCTCATTTATCATACTTCTTTTTATAAATGTCAAAATGACATTCATATTACTTGTGATTACTATGATCATGGTTGTATTTTCTATATTTAAAAATAAAAAAATGGGAGCTATATTTTTGGATAATAGAAGAAAAATGGCAAACATAAATTCTGCAGTTCAGGATAGTCTTGTAGGAATAAGAACAGTAAAATCATTTGCAAATGAAAGATTAGAAGAAAAGAAATTTGATAAGAGCAATAGAGAATATTTGGATTCAAGAGTCAATAGTTATAAAATAATGGGTGAATTTATCGCCGGAAATGCTTTCTTTGAGGGAATACTTTATGTTTCTATAATAGTTTCAGGTGCTATATTTATAGTTAATGGTTCCTTAAGAGTTACGGACCTTGCCATATATGCATTATACATAAATATATTTATAAATCCTATAGATATATTAATTAATTTTGCAGAACAATTTCAGAAAGGTTATGCTGGATTTAGAAGATTTATGGAGGTAGTTGAGACATGTCCTGAAATAGTTGATAGGAAAGATGCAAAGGAACTTAAACATATAACTGGAGATATAGAATATAAAGATGTATCTTTTAGTTATGATGGAAAGCAAGATGTGTTAAAAGATATAAATATAAAAATAGAAGCGGGAGAAAATATTGCTCTTGTTGGACCATCAGGTGCAGGAAAAACAACAATATGTTCTCTTTTACCTAGGTTTTATGATGTAACTAAAGGTTCCATAACTATAGATGGAGAAGATATAAGAAATATAAAAGTACATTCGCTTAGAAATTTAATAGGTATCGTTCAACAGGATGTTTATATGTTCTCTGGTACAGTAAAAGACAATATAAAATATGGTAAACCGGATGCTTCTGATGAAGAGATAATAAGAGCTGCAAAAGAGGCTAATATACATGATTATATAATGACACTTGATGATGGATATGATACTTATATAGGAGAACGTGGAACTAGACTTTCAGGTGGACAAAAGCAGAGATTGTCTATTTCAAGGGTATTTTTGAAAAATCCTCCTATATTAATATTAGATGAGGCAACTTCTGCACTTGATAATGAGAGTGAGAGATTTATACAGAATTCACTTGAAAAATTATCGAAGAATAGAACTACAATAGTTATTGCGCATAGGTTAAGTACTATAAGAAATGCTGATGAAATAATAGTAATTGATAATGATGGGATAAGAGAAAGAGGAAATCATTCAGAACTTTTAAATAAAAATGGACTATATGCTGAATATTATAATATGCAATTTGAAGGAATTGAAACTATATAG
- a CDS encoding APC family permease, with amino-acid sequence METKLERKYGLITATAMVIGIVIGSGVFFKAEKVLNATGGNLTLGILAWIIGGIIMISCAYTFAVMATRYQYVNGVVDYAQATMGKKYAYYVGWFMALIYYPTMTSVLAWVSARYTCVLLGFSITGGECMTIAGVYLIGSFAINSLSPILAGKFQVSTTIIKLIPLALMAVIGTIVGISNGMIGYNFTTVVKQVDTSNALFTAVVATAFAYEGWIIATSINAELKDAKKNLPLALVSGTFMIMIIYILYYVGLAGAVTNKVMMAGGESGAKLAFQNIFSAAGGTILFVFVVISCIGTLNGLMLGCSRGIYSLAARNLGPRPDIFKQIDKVTNMPTNSSIFGLLLCALWLLYFYGANLTKPWFGFFSFDSSELPIVTIYAMYIPIFIMMMKKETDLGVFKRFVAPVISIAGCVFMIIAACFSHRMEVVAFLIVFVVAALIGRIFYNENSSN; translated from the coding sequence ATGGAAACAAAATTAGAAAGAAAATATGGGTTAATTACTGCTACAGCTATGGTTATTGGAATTGTTATAGGCAGTGGCGTTTTTTTTAAGGCAGAAAAGGTTTTAAATGCAACAGGAGGCAATCTTACACTTGGAATATTAGCATGGATTATAGGCGGTATTATTATGATTTCATGTGCATATACATTCGCAGTTATGGCAACTAGATACCAATATGTAAATGGTGTAGTAGATTATGCACAAGCTACTATGGGTAAAAAGTATGCATATTATGTAGGTTGGTTCATGGCACTTATTTATTATCCAACAATGACTTCTGTACTAGCATGGGTTTCAGCCAGGTATACCTGTGTATTGCTTGGATTTTCAATCACAGGTGGAGAGTGTATGACAATTGCAGGCGTATATTTGATAGGAAGTTTTGCGATAAACTCACTTTCGCCAATACTAGCAGGTAAATTTCAAGTTAGTACAACCATCATAAAACTTATTCCACTTGCCTTAATGGCCGTTATCGGAACAATAGTAGGAATTTCGAATGGTATGATTGGATATAATTTTACAACGGTGGTAAAGCAAGTTGATACGTCAAATGCACTATTTACAGCTGTTGTTGCAACAGCCTTTGCGTATGAGGGATGGATAATTGCTACAAGTATTAATGCAGAATTAAAGGATGCTAAAAAGAATCTTCCATTAGCACTTGTTAGCGGAACGTTTATGATTATGATAATTTATATTTTGTATTATGTGGGACTAGCTGGAGCAGTAACAAATAAAGTCATGATGGCTGGTGGAGAATCAGGAGCCAAGTTAGCATTTCAGAATATATTCTCGGCGGCAGGAGGTACAATTCTATTTGTATTTGTTGTTATTTCATGTATTGGAACTTTGAATGGATTAATGCTTGGGTGTAGTCGTGGTATCTATTCACTGGCAGCAAGGAATCTTGGACCTAGACCTGATATATTTAAACAAATTGATAAGGTCACAAATATGCCGACTAATTCATCTATATTTGGACTTTTATTATGTGCTCTTTGGTTATTATATTTTTATGGTGCTAATTTAACTAAACCGTGGTTTGGATTTTTCTCGTTTGATTCATCCGAGTTACCCATAGTTACTATTTATGCTATGTATATTCCTATATTTATTATGATGATGAAAAAGGAAACTGACTTAGGTGTATTTAAAAGATTTGTAGCTCCAGTAATATCTATTGCAGGATGCGTTTTTATGATAATAGCAGCATGCTTTTCTCATAGAATGGAGGTTGTTGCTTTTCTGATTGTTTTCGTAGTTGCCGCATTAATAGGTAGAATATTCTATAATGAAAATTCTAGTAATTAG
- a CDS encoding sensor histidine kinase, producing MVLKGSKSLKGVFTRYILCFGFVTILTVVVYAFLFETMIQSKVILPANYLEQKLEENRSMIVNADKVNQNIIPDGCGYGVYSKKGKILYGNFTVEQSKEAWNVIKNNQDNVLYDNYYKVFYRKNDICIVRYSLKPRFRTSFLQNCFPNIELIAVILLIVLLIGEILLLSAVFAKYISKEMKILMEISNKVRDKNLEFTSKHSNIREIEEVINSLNDMKCELKNSLEKQWNMEEFKKNQISALAHDIKTPLTVIKGNAELSRESISKVDSIRYDDYILKNVDEIQKYLKLLIGMTKSESMFIFKPNEIKSEVFFRKIIDKEEALAAEKKLRLINKVENVPGLFYADEELLYRSIMNVISNAIDYSPNCGRLIFKICRHGKSLEFVIKDSGIGFSDEDIESATEQFYRGDKSRNSKDHYGMGLSITNSFIKLHGGVIELSNSKETGGAKVVLRIPLNLDSCKVAK from the coding sequence GTGGTTTTAAAAGGTAGTAAAAGTTTAAAGGGTGTATTTACCAGGTATATTCTGTGTTTTGGTTTTGTGACTATTTTAACTGTAGTAGTATATGCTTTTTTATTTGAGACGATGATTCAGAGTAAGGTTATATTACCTGCCAATTATTTGGAGCAAAAACTTGAAGAAAATCGCAGCATGATTGTAAATGCAGATAAGGTAAATCAAAATATAATACCTGATGGCTGTGGCTATGGGGTATATAGTAAAAAGGGAAAAATATTATATGGGAATTTTACAGTTGAACAGTCAAAGGAAGCCTGGAATGTTATAAAAAATAATCAAGATAATGTACTTTATGATAATTACTATAAAGTATTTTATAGAAAAAATGATATTTGTATTGTCAGATATTCTTTAAAGCCAAGGTTTCGTACATCATTTTTACAAAATTGTTTTCCAAATATCGAATTAATTGCAGTAATTTTGCTTATAGTGCTTCTGATAGGAGAAATATTATTATTATCAGCTGTATTTGCGAAATATATTTCAAAAGAAATGAAAATTTTAATGGAGATATCTAATAAAGTAAGGGACAAAAATCTTGAATTCACATCTAAACATTCCAATATACGTGAGATCGAGGAGGTTATTAATTCTCTTAATGATATGAAATGTGAACTTAAAAATTCTCTTGAGAAGCAGTGGAACATGGAAGAATTTAAAAAAAATCAAATTTCTGCACTGGCCCACGACATAAAGACGCCACTTACTGTAATAAAGGGAAATGCAGAATTGAGTAGAGAAAGCATAAGTAAAGTAGATAGCATACGATATGATGATTATATATTGAAAAATGTAGATGAGATTCAGAAATACTTGAAACTTCTTATAGGTATGACAAAATCGGAGAGTATGTTTATATTTAAACCTAATGAGATAAAAAGCGAAGTATTTTTTAGAAAAATTATAGATAAGGAAGAGGCTTTGGCTGCTGAAAAAAAGCTTAGGCTGATAAATAAAGTTGAGAATGTACCAGGTTTATTCTATGCTGATGAGGAACTTTTATATAGAAGTATTATGAATGTTATTTCAAATGCAATTGATTATTCACCAAACTGTGGTAGACTGATTTTTAAAATTTGTAGGCATGGTAAATCCCTGGAATTTGTAATTAAAGACAGTGGAATTGGATTTTCAGATGAAGATATTGAGTCTGCAACAGAACAATTTTATAGAGGGGATAAGAGTAGAAATTCGAAAGATCACTATGGTATGGGTCTTTCTATTACAAATTCATTTATAAAGTTGCATGGTGGAGTTATAGAATTATCAAATTCTAAAGAAACTGGTGGTGCAAAGGTAGTTTTGAGGATACCACTTAATTTAGATTCATGTAAAGTTGCTAAATAG
- a CDS encoding response regulator transcription factor, producing the protein MADILAVDDEEDILQIIKVALSKEGYRVTAVSDFSHFPIERCVDYDLILLDVMMPDVDGFTLCKRLRELVDCPILFLTAKSMEEDIVKGLSMGGDDYITKPFGINELRSRVAAHLRREHREKHNSFIVSGVKFRISAKQVFVRDEQVLLTKSEYEISEFLALNHGQVFSKEKIYETIFGFDGESDSSVIVEHIKNIRAKFAEVNCSPIETVWGIGYRWF; encoded by the coding sequence ATGGCAGATATACTTGCAGTTGATGATGAAGAAGATATACTTCAAATTATAAAAGTGGCACTTTCGAAGGAAGGGTATAGAGTAACAGCTGTTAGTGATTTCTCACATTTTCCAATTGAAAGATGTGTTGATTATGATTTAATACTACTTGATGTGATGATGCCGGATGTAGATGGTTTTACTCTTTGCAAAAGACTTCGTGAACTTGTAGACTGTCCTATTTTGTTTTTGACGGCAAAATCTATGGAAGAAGATATCGTAAAGGGACTTAGTATGGGTGGAGATGATTATATTACAAAGCCTTTTGGTATAAATGAATTGCGATCTAGAGTAGCGGCACATCTTAGGCGTGAACACAGGGAAAAACACAATAGTTTTATTGTATCCGGAGTGAAATTTAGAATTTCTGCAAAACAGGTATTTGTAAGAGATGAGCAGGTCCTTCTTACGAAAAGTGAGTATGAAATTAGTGAATTTCTTGCTTTAAACCATGGACAGGTATTTTCGAAGGAAAAGATCTATGAAACTATATTTGGATTTGATGGAGAAAGTGATAGTTCAGTTATTGTTGAGCATATAAAAAATATAAGGGCAAAATTTGCAGAAGTAAATTGCTCTCCAATTGAAACAGTCTGGGGGATTGGATACAGGTGGTTTTAA
- a CDS encoding lantibiotic immunity ABC transporter MutG family permease subunit: protein MFTFIRLIRSDFYKVRHTAIAWIHIIVPILISLLFVAYYASSTATVNNVSKLVLYTQVLSIGFPLIIGIVCGMVVEQEVDAGNFQELLMLKHKLLGFLSKICMMLLMAFFSVVIAVGIFGLGLSILSHKSVFGAYFYGKIILILLFSQIFLYILHILCSFRFGAGASIGLGIAESLVAALMVTGLGDLVGRWLPCSFGGRIIQDYIILNNTNIISGKFQKLYVNEFSTAIYICVIATTVLFLISLLWYKYFEGRSEN, encoded by the coding sequence ATGTTCACATTCATTAGATTAATAAGATCTGATTTTTATAAAGTACGTCATACTGCAATAGCATGGATACACATTATTGTTCCAATATTGATTTCATTATTATTTGTGGCATATTATGCATCTTCAACTGCAACAGTAAATAATGTTTCTAAATTAGTTTTATATACACAGGTTTTATCAATAGGATTTCCACTAATAATTGGTATAGTATGCGGCATGGTTGTAGAACAGGAAGTTGATGCTGGAAATTTTCAGGAACTTTTGATGTTAAAACACAAGCTTTTAGGTTTCTTAAGCAAGATATGCATGATGCTTTTAATGGCATTTTTTTCTGTTGTTATTGCTGTCGGTATTTTTGGATTGGGATTAAGTATTCTGTCTCATAAAAGTGTATTTGGTGCCTATTTTTATGGAAAGATAATTTTGATTTTATTATTTAGCCAGATATTTTTATATATATTACATATATTGTGTAGTTTTCGTTTTGGAGCAGGGGCGTCCATAGGACTTGGAATAGCAGAGAGCTTAGTTGCAGCACTTATGGTTACTGGCCTTGGAGATTTGGTTGGTAGATGGCTTCCGTGCAGCTTTGGAGGAAGAATTATTCAGGATTATATTATATTAAATAATACTAATATAATATCGGGTAAATTTCAGAAATTATATGTGAATGAGTTTAGCACAGCAATATATATTTGTGTTATTGCAACTACAGTACTATTCTTAATTAGTTTATTATGGTATAAGTATTTTGAGGGGAGAAGTGAAAATTAG